A genomic window from Peromyscus maniculatus bairdii isolate BWxNUB_F1_BW_parent chromosome 1, HU_Pman_BW_mat_3.1, whole genome shotgun sequence includes:
- the Tmem265 gene encoding transmembrane protein 265, whose translation MEDEEKAAESLMSNMEAAPSPSPVHCCWLRLRYLAATSIICGCSCLGVMALVFAIKAEERHKAGQSEEAIYWGARARRLILASFAVWFAVLVLGPLLLWLLSYTIAQAE comes from the exons ATGGAGGACGAGGAGAAGGCAGCGGAGAGCTTGATGAGCAACATGGAAGCTGCTCCTTCTCCATCCCCTGTCCACTGCTGCTGGCTCCGCCTCCGCTACCTGGCAGCTACTAGCATTATCTGTGGCTGTTCTTGCCTGGGAGTCATGGCCCTTGTGTTTGCCATCAAG GCAGAAGAGCGGCATAAGGCAGGCCAGTCGGAGGAGGCCATATACTGGGGGGCCCGGGCCCGGAGACTCATTCTGGCCAGTTTTGCTGTCTGGTTTGCTGTCCTTGTTCTGGGTCCCTTGCTGCTGTGGCTACTCTCCTACACCATTGCACAGGCTGAGTAA
- the Phkg2 gene encoding phosphorylase b kinase gamma catalytic chain, liver/testis isoform isoform X1, protein MTLDVGPEDELPDWAAAKEFYQKYDPKDVIGRGVSSVVRRCVHRATGDEFAVKIMEVTAERLSPEQLEEVREATQREMNILRQVAGHPHIITLIDSYESSSFMFLVFDLMRKGELFDYLTEKVALSEKETRSIMRSLLEAVSFLHANNIVHRDLKPENILLDDNMQIRLSDFGFSCHLEPGEKLRELCGTPGYLAPEILRCSMDETHPGYGKEVDLWACGVILFTLLAGSPPFWHRRQILMLRMIMEGQYQFSSPEWDDRSNTVKDLISRLLQVDPEERLTAEQALQHPFFERCEGSQPWNLTPRQKFRVAVWTILAAGRVALSTHRLRPLTKTALLRDPYALRPVRRLIDNCAFRLYGHWVKKGEQQNRAALFQHQPPRPLSVVAPEEEGDSSAITEGETAQVLG, encoded by the exons ATGACGTTGGACGTGGGGCCGGAGGATGAGCTGCCCGACTGGGCTGCGGCCAAAGAGTTTTACCAGAAGTACGACCCTAAGGACGTCATTGGCAG AGGCGTGAGCTCTGTGGTCCGCCGCTGCGTCCATCGGGCTACTGGGGATGAGTTCGCGGTGAAGATCATGGAGGTGACAGCTGAGCGGCTGAGCCCTGAGCAGCTGGAGGAGGTTCGGGAAGCCACACAGCGAGAGATGAACATCCTTCGCCAGGTCGCTGGCCACCCCCATATCA TCACTCTCATCGATTCCTACGAGTCTTCTAGCTTCATGTTCCTGGTGTTTGACCT GATGCGGAAAGGAGAGCTATTTGACTATCTCACGGAGAAGGTGGCCCTCTCAGAAAAGGAAACCAG GTCCATCATGAGGTCTCTGCTGGAAGCAGTGAGCTTTCTCCATGCCAACAACATTGTACACCGAGACCTGAAGCCTGAGAATATTCTCCTAGACGACAATATGCAGATCCGCCTTTCAGATTTTGGGTTCTCCTGCCATTTGGAACCTGGTGAAAAGCTTCGAG AGTTGTGTGGGACTCCAGGGTATCTGGCACCAGAGATCCTTAGATGCTCCATGGATGAAACCCATCCGGGCTACGGCAAGGAAGTCGACCT CTGGGCCTGTGGGGTGATCCTGTTCACACTTCTGGCTGGCTCACCACCATTCTGGCACCGGCGCCAGATCCTCATGCTGCGCATGATCATGGAAGGTCAATACCAGTTTAGTTCACCCGAGTGGGATGATCGCTCAAACACCGTCAAAGATCTG ATCTCAAGGCTGCTGCAGGTGGATCCCGAGGAGCGCCTGACCGCCGAGCAGGCCCTGCAGCACCCCTTCTTTGAGCGCTGCGAAGGCAGCCAACCCTGGAACCTCACACCACGACAGAAGTTCCGG GTGGCAGTATGGACAATACTGGCCGCTGGACGAGTGGCCTTAAGCACTCACCGTTTACGACCGCTAACCAAGACTGCACTGTTGAGAGACCCCTACGCCCTGCGGCCGGTCCGGCGCCTCATCGACAACTGTGCCTTCCGCCTCTACGGGCACTGGGTGAAGAAGGGCGAGCAGCAGAACCGGGCCGCCCTCTTCCAGCACCAGCCTCCTAGGCCTCTCTCTGTTGTGGCCCCTGAAGAAGAAGGGGACTCCAGCGCCATCACAGAGGGCGAGACTGCACAGGTGCTGGGTTAG
- the Phkg2 gene encoding phosphorylase b kinase gamma catalytic chain, liver/testis isoform isoform X2 has translation MFLVFDLMRKGELFDYLTEKVALSEKETRSIMRSLLEAVSFLHANNIVHRDLKPENILLDDNMQIRLSDFGFSCHLEPGEKLRELCGTPGYLAPEILRCSMDETHPGYGKEVDLWACGVILFTLLAGSPPFWHRRQILMLRMIMEGQYQFSSPEWDDRSNTVKDLISRLLQVDPEERLTAEQALQHPFFERCEGSQPWNLTPRQKFRVAVWTILAAGRVALSTHRLRPLTKTALLRDPYALRPVRRLIDNCAFRLYGHWVKKGEQQNRAALFQHQPPRPLSVVAPEEEGDSSAITEGETAQVLG, from the exons ATGTTCCTGGTGTTTGACCT GATGCGGAAAGGAGAGCTATTTGACTATCTCACGGAGAAGGTGGCCCTCTCAGAAAAGGAAACCAG GTCCATCATGAGGTCTCTGCTGGAAGCAGTGAGCTTTCTCCATGCCAACAACATTGTACACCGAGACCTGAAGCCTGAGAATATTCTCCTAGACGACAATATGCAGATCCGCCTTTCAGATTTTGGGTTCTCCTGCCATTTGGAACCTGGTGAAAAGCTTCGAG AGTTGTGTGGGACTCCAGGGTATCTGGCACCAGAGATCCTTAGATGCTCCATGGATGAAACCCATCCGGGCTACGGCAAGGAAGTCGACCT CTGGGCCTGTGGGGTGATCCTGTTCACACTTCTGGCTGGCTCACCACCATTCTGGCACCGGCGCCAGATCCTCATGCTGCGCATGATCATGGAAGGTCAATACCAGTTTAGTTCACCCGAGTGGGATGATCGCTCAAACACCGTCAAAGATCTG ATCTCAAGGCTGCTGCAGGTGGATCCCGAGGAGCGCCTGACCGCCGAGCAGGCCCTGCAGCACCCCTTCTTTGAGCGCTGCGAAGGCAGCCAACCCTGGAACCTCACACCACGACAGAAGTTCCGG GTGGCAGTATGGACAATACTGGCCGCTGGACGAGTGGCCTTAAGCACTCACCGTTTACGACCGCTAACCAAGACTGCACTGTTGAGAGACCCCTACGCCCTGCGGCCGGTCCGGCGCCTCATCGACAACTGTGCCTTCCGCCTCTACGGGCACTGGGTGAAGAAGGGCGAGCAGCAGAACCGGGCCGCCCTCTTCCAGCACCAGCCTCCTAGGCCTCTCTCTGTTGTGGCCCCTGAAGAAGAAGGGGACTCCAGCGCCATCACAGAGGGCGAGACTGCACAGGTGCTGGGTTAG
- the Phkg2 gene encoding phosphorylase b kinase gamma catalytic chain, liver/testis isoform isoform X3: MRKGELFDYLTEKVALSEKETRSIMRSLLEAVSFLHANNIVHRDLKPENILLDDNMQIRLSDFGFSCHLEPGEKLRELCGTPGYLAPEILRCSMDETHPGYGKEVDLWACGVILFTLLAGSPPFWHRRQILMLRMIMEGQYQFSSPEWDDRSNTVKDLISRLLQVDPEERLTAEQALQHPFFERCEGSQPWNLTPRQKFRVAVWTILAAGRVALSTHRLRPLTKTALLRDPYALRPVRRLIDNCAFRLYGHWVKKGEQQNRAALFQHQPPRPLSVVAPEEEGDSSAITEGETAQVLG; this comes from the exons ATGCGGAAAGGAGAGCTATTTGACTATCTCACGGAGAAGGTGGCCCTCTCAGAAAAGGAAACCAG GTCCATCATGAGGTCTCTGCTGGAAGCAGTGAGCTTTCTCCATGCCAACAACATTGTACACCGAGACCTGAAGCCTGAGAATATTCTCCTAGACGACAATATGCAGATCCGCCTTTCAGATTTTGGGTTCTCCTGCCATTTGGAACCTGGTGAAAAGCTTCGAG AGTTGTGTGGGACTCCAGGGTATCTGGCACCAGAGATCCTTAGATGCTCCATGGATGAAACCCATCCGGGCTACGGCAAGGAAGTCGACCT CTGGGCCTGTGGGGTGATCCTGTTCACACTTCTGGCTGGCTCACCACCATTCTGGCACCGGCGCCAGATCCTCATGCTGCGCATGATCATGGAAGGTCAATACCAGTTTAGTTCACCCGAGTGGGATGATCGCTCAAACACCGTCAAAGATCTG ATCTCAAGGCTGCTGCAGGTGGATCCCGAGGAGCGCCTGACCGCCGAGCAGGCCCTGCAGCACCCCTTCTTTGAGCGCTGCGAAGGCAGCCAACCCTGGAACCTCACACCACGACAGAAGTTCCGG GTGGCAGTATGGACAATACTGGCCGCTGGACGAGTGGCCTTAAGCACTCACCGTTTACGACCGCTAACCAAGACTGCACTGTTGAGAGACCCCTACGCCCTGCGGCCGGTCCGGCGCCTCATCGACAACTGTGCCTTCCGCCTCTACGGGCACTGGGTGAAGAAGGGCGAGCAGCAGAACCGGGCCGCCCTCTTCCAGCACCAGCCTCCTAGGCCTCTCTCTGTTGTGGCCCCTGAAGAAGAAGGGGACTCCAGCGCCATCACAGAGGGCGAGACTGCACAGGTGCTGGGTTAG
- the Cfap119 gene encoding cilia- and flagella-associated protein 119: MISPTSSQIMGVKAQSESEQLPRLQQELERCPSSVGGLAMRTGTDVPTESAASATTSVDVAEDPGTNLFPPPLPQPRICMWKYLDIHSMHRLEKAATVEEMREVLAELLELGCPEQSLRDAIILDLFSHVLIFCRQQGFSLEQTSAACALLQDLHKACVATPLGNVEECYRYFTSNLFCHGVRRPPFSIDLFKEEQLLALADYVVNTYFRHFKLYKYVFTPQVRLDLSLTYMGLQLPKSWPEEREDGEAAAEQGASPQEEEPEAVTRPEQQPSEVCILQTYIKTQLSKELRQLQQLVEERLKESEERMSSKLAALERPSQPPPSKGKAKTK; encoded by the exons ATGATCAGCCCCACATCCAGCCAGATCATGGGTGTCAAGGCGCAGTCGGAATCCGAACAGCTCCCCAGACTGcagcaggaactggagaggtgtCCCAGCTCGGTGGGTGGCTTGGCCATGAGGACTGGAACAGACGTGCCGACCGAGTCTGCCGCATCGGCCACTACCTCTGTGGACGTGGCTGAAGACCCTGGAACCAACTTATTCCCG CCGCCGCTACCCCAGCCCCGGATCTGTATGTG GAAATACCTGGACATCCATTCTATGCACAGACTGGAGaaggcagccactgtggaagagaTGAGAGA ggTTCTGGCTGAGCTCTTggagcttggctgtcctgagcAGAGCCTCCGGGATGCCATTATCTTGGACCTCTTTTCCCATGTGCTCATCTTCTGCCGCCAGCAGGGCTTTTCACTAGAGCAGACATCAGCAGCTTGTGCCTTGCTCCAAGATCTTCACAAGGCCTGTGTTG CCACCCCTTTGGGCAACGTGGAGGAATGCTACCGCTACTTTACCAGCAACCTCTTCTGCCATGGAGTCAGG CGGCCCCCTTTTAGCATCGACCTCTTTAAAGAGGAACAGCTGCTGGCGTTGGCAGACTACGTGGTCAACACCTACTTCCGCCACTTCAAGCTCTACAAATACGTCTTCACACCCCAG GTTCGGCTGGACCTATCTTTGACTTACATGGGGCTACAGCTACCCAAGTCCTGGCCAGAGG agagagaagatggtgAGGCGGCAGCAGAACAAGGAGCCTCTCcacaggaggaagagccagaagcTGTGACCCGGCCAGAACAACAGCCAA GTGAGGTGTGCATCCTCCAAACCTATATCAAGACCCAGCTGAGCAAGGAGCTgaggcagctgcagcagctggTAGAGGAGCGGCTCAAGGAGAGCGAGGAAAGGATGAGCAGCAAACTGGCTGCCCTGGAGCGGCCCTCTCAGCCCCCGCCCAGCAAAGGCAAGGCCAAGACCAAGTGA